The Topomyia yanbarensis strain Yona2022 chromosome 3, ASM3024719v1, whole genome shotgun sequence nucleotide sequence GCGTGTTTTTGCGGTATTTACGTTTACGCTGAAtcgtaaaaatcgaaaatttaagTATTCCTGAAAATAATCTGTAGAACATCGTCATAAAGCAATGAAATTCTCTACAAGCAATGCCAAATGCTCCTCTTATAGTGGGAAGCACGTGATTTACGTTGGAACTCACACAGGATCGTTCAAAAGTGATTTAACGGGTCTTATCACCACGTGTATATTGTTTATAAATGCTTTGTTTTTTTAGAGCTCGAGCCTTTTCAAGATGATCCATACAGGCAGACAAATCTACAACCAATTGAAACGTTGGATAAAACATCCAAAGTAACGTGTATGGAATTTGGCAACGATGAGCACACGGAAATATTGCTTGGACGCGCGAATCACTACGTGAAGGTATTTAATTCTGATAGTGAAGTTACAGCCTCCAGCTTTGAGGCAGGTAATGGAGAGGTTGTTGGACTCGGAAGGTCGAATGGGTATGTTCATGGTTATAGGGATAAAATAAATCCATAATATCGTTACCCATTTTAGCTGTATAGTTGCCGGGATAGACAAAGGCACGGTGAAGATCGTTAAGTATCCAGAGACGACTGAATTTTCTGTAGGAGAAAACCTTGCCAAGCTTCGAATCTGTCGTGGAGATCAGAACCTAATGGTGACAGGCGGAAAGAACCTGAAGCAAATTATCAAAGTGTGGGATTTAGAAACACAGAAAGTAACGTTTGCCGCCAAAAATGTCAGGAAGGATATGCTAGAACTAGAGCAACCAGTTTGGGAGAATGACATTCTTTTTCTGGATCGGAACACTATCGCATCGTGCTCACGGTACGGATATGTGCGTGTGTACGATTTAAGAGGCACACAGCGACGTCCAGTGCAGAACTACTCTCCACCTGATGATCAGTTATCCTTTACATGTCTTGCTGGACATGAAAGGTATCTGTATGCAGGAACGACAACGGTTGGAACGCGGGCTTTCGATattcgaaaaatgaaaaatcatgTCCATGTGTACAAAGGATTCACAGGAACGGTGACCAGTGTTGGATTAGATGCTACTGGGAGCTATCTGTTTACGTCCTGTTTGGATCGATATGTTCGAGTACACAACGTTCTGAAAACGGCGATGGTGTATCAATGCTACGTCAAATCAAAACCAACTCGAATTTTGTGTACAGAATACAAAGATCGAGTGGTCGAAGCAGAGGAAGATGATGATTTAATTCTTGtagaagaaaatgaaaaagatgAAGTAGATTCCGAGTATGAAgatttatttgcaaaaatgcaAACCGTGAAGTGAGTACCAATaatattgaaattaattttattttagtcctaattttttttattttgtagagaAAAGTCGGCTACGAAAAAGCGCAAAATGGAATCGGAAACCCACAGTCGGTCGAAGCCAAAGATTCCGAAGAAAAAACGAAATAATGAATAAATGTCGTTGTCGAGTGAATTCCTGGAGTAAGATTTAATGTTAGAACTTAAAGAAACATTGTAGTTTATGTTTGTTCATATAAATTATAGATTGTTGCACTGTCTTCTGTAACTGACTTGTGGGGAACATTTCATAGTACAGCACGTAACGATCAAATTGTCCACATCGCTTAAAGATAatcttttctaggcaatatGAACGACCCATACCTCAGCTTGCTCACATTCTGCAGTTCCCCTCTATCTCTACCAGAATTCGGTCATTCATGACACACATGACGATCTAGGCCGTCTTCCGTTTAATatttactagctaatacccatcgtgcgttgatgcgactttcaaccgaatatgaggaaaacacaatttgttccgaagcgccatctggcggacagataatccccaacaaatagcacacaaacacgctccataacaaattcctactatgtataaattttgatgGCAATCGATTAAGCCGTTTCGGAGTCTataaattatatacatacaaacattgacttttatatatacagaTAGATATTCTGGtcgcagttgaaaatcgaaaaattgaaCTTGCGGCTTTTTGTTTTTCCCTATTTACAGAGAGGGCAACTaatgcgcatcttgtgtacatgttagagaatcaacttgcgcaTCTTCGAaaccagttgcgctttagttcTGCACGCTGAATTTAGGAGAAAAGTCAAAAGacgcaagttcactatttcaAGTTTCAACTGCACCCAGAATAGTTTGTGAACGTAGAAACAGTAGTTGCAGAAGACTAGGTTGGTATTGTCGCTAGTATACCGTTTTATCTTTCTCTTTCACTGTAGTAGAGTGATTATCAGTTTGGTACTTGGTTTGGCAGTTATATATCGTGGTATATCACTTTCAAAGTAATAAACGCTCTGTGAGAGCGAAAGAGGTACTGCACCAcaagcgacaatcctaatccaGTGTTCTTTACTgtagaaactgaaaaaaattaattggaCAACCTTCATTGTCAAATCAACCACTGATTGAAGAAGTACGCAGCCAAACCGGCACCTTTCGCGAACTGTCATCGCGTTTCAAAATTATATAACTTATCTAGCCAAGTTGATCCGTACTTCTGGAAGAATATTACGAAGTCTCGTGAATTTCTCCTGCCGAGTGTTAATCCGTGCATTTGCTAGTCTTGAAAATCCGCCGGCCAACGGAAAATCCAGATTCGCACGATGGCATCTCTAGTGCACACTGTTCGTGGATTAGTTTGCCGCAATTCGCAGCTGCTTCGATCAATCGCTATCCGTTCTATCTCGTCTGCACCACAGCAGTCAAATTGTAATCAAAGGTTCCTGGTGCAGCCCCAACAGCTCCTGAGTAACTTTGAGGTTAGTTGACCGATTTGGACTAGATTAAAGAGGGACGTTTATGTaacatttgattatttttattctattcGTCATTCGTTTGGGATTTCTTAAAAAGCAGAATAGTAAAAGCTTGGTGCGACTTTATTCCTCTAAGCCTAAGCTGGCAGAGGTTCGGGAACGAGTTTTGAAAGTTGTGGCTGCCTACGATAAAGTTACTGCCGATAAGGTACGCTAATGTTTCTGTTTTTCCTTCTGTCTCTTCCAAACAAAGCAAATCGGTCGTTGGCAACTCGAGTTCACTAGAAGCTATAGTGCTAAGGAACCACTCACACTGCAGCTGATCAAGGAACGTGTTCTGCTTGTGTTGAAGCTCTACGATAAGGTCAACCCGGAGAAGGTACGTGAGCAAGGTTGACGACTGTGCAGTTGTTGGGATTCAATTGATTTAACAGCCTAGTCTAAGATCGTGCCTTCGGTTGCCGACCGATCTGCCATACGGATAGAGATATACATAATACACATATCTCAGCCTTATTTTTGTTCATTGCAGCTGACCCTGGAGTCGCATTTCATAAACGATCTTGGTTTAGATTCATTGGACCACGTAGAAGTGATAATGGCCATGGAAGATGAGTTTGGTTTCGAGATTCCCGATGGCGATGCAGAGAAACTTTTCAGACCGGCTGATGTCGTGCAGTACGTTGCAGACAAGGAAGATATCTATGAATAAAGGGTGAAATTTGCCCACCCGGTTGATTTGTTTGCTGCTTGATAGCTACATATAATAAACAAGGAAAGAAATACACTGTAGGCTTtagtttaaaataaacaaatacagAACTTTCGACTCAGTTTGGGTTGCATAGCTACCAACCATAGTCAAGGAGTTTACGTACTGAAATAGAACAGACCCTTGTGATGTTAATTACCATCTGTTCCTTTTTTGCGGCGATacgattttttatgtttttcacTAAAAATGCCTGCTAACCTGCCTCTTCGTGATTTATGGCTTAAATTGGGAATTTAGCATTTTGTCACTTTTTACAGCAAACTAATTCATACAAAACTGGTTGAGATGCTACAAAAGCACCCGTATCCCGAATCTACACATTGGAACTGACGAAAATTTTAAACTGCAAGTCGGTCAAAGGAGTTTAAGATTCTTATCATGTGTATTGGCAATGATTTGTGACAATTTATTGGAACCGATAGTGCACTGTCGAATGTTCTTCAAAACTTTCTTTGTCGAATATTTACCGACTCTTGTAGGAATCGGAATCAGCATTCGTGATTCTACCCCTGATTTccagcttgagcttgtgcgaccacccctggctggtactccgttatcgatctgcactagctgaagttgcacagggaataagtagataattatgcttgggagtagcgaaacatctttcaatatgcaactcctggtaatctgaaagtgtttattgatcaataccggcgccgaccaggcccgaacgtagatagCGAAGGGAAaggggaaggaatggttagtccgatacttgcttttgctagaggccgtacaTCCTACTGCCCACTCCACAAGTAGGTACGTTCTTATGAGATCTGTATTGATGGGCAGATGTAAGCCGATGTTGTGCATTAGTATATTTACCAACCTTTGCAGTCTTTATATGTCTTATTcgcaaaattcaaaaactaTGTCCTAAAGTGGGCCAAAATACCTTTTTATcctaagtatcagattcaccgTCGGCGTGGGATCATCTAATAAAACACGCGcatatgcgaatggacacacagttataaaatagaatttatacacgcgaagttacatacacgataGCACGCGCGACGttcaaacgcccacgcgatcgagcacattaacgtacaaaccCTCAAACCCTTCTcgatgatacatgcgatcgTGAAGTTCTTACGTCCGCTTTAAGcaattctcgaaaaaaaaaacttgataaAGATAAATCAATTTAATAATAAGCAGTGTTCTACTATTCAtctcagtttgtcttcacatctcgccctgagcagaagcaaaaaatcgtcccgcgcaagtgaaacagtcaattctacctaaaaatcaatcggtgcctatcacacaagcagtccatataacaatagcctatacctactgtacgatatagtgatgagtgacggtgcccagtaaaaagcaacccagatgcggccgaactgtgttgctgttgatttttcaaaatgccccgtaagaccagccattcgggaagtggaacggttattaaaagtgaagtgaaaactctacaaatgcatcatatcaaacattgcgtgctgatttcgttcaacaacattaaccaagctgagtcattcgcctcgcgaaacaacatgcagcacaccgccgaatgcggcaatgttaaatatagcattcccgtat carries:
- the LOC131692658 gene encoding WD repeat-containing protein 74; translated protein: MKFSTSNAKCSSYSGKHVIYVGTHTGSFKKLEPFQDDPYRQTNLQPIETLDKTSKVTCMEFGNDEHTEILLGRANHYVKVFNSDSEVTASSFEAGNGEVVGLGRSNGCIVAGIDKGTVKIVKYPETTEFSVGENLAKLRICRGDQNLMVTGGKNLKQIIKVWDLETQKVTFAAKNVRKDMLELEQPVWENDILFLDRNTIASCSRYGYVRVYDLRGTQRRPVQNYSPPDDQLSFTCLAGHERYLYAGTTTVGTRAFDIRKMKNHVHVYKGFTGTVTSVGLDATGSYLFTSCLDRYVRVHNVLKTAMVYQCYVKSKPTRILCTEYKDRVVEAEEDDDLILVEENEKDEVDSEYEDLFAKMQTVKEKSATKKRKMESETHSRSKPKIPKKKRNNE
- the LOC131692194 gene encoding acyl carrier protein, mitochondrial isoform X1; this translates as MASLVHTVRGLVCRNSQLLRSIAIRSISSAPQQSNCNQRFLVQPQQLLSNFEQIGRWQLEFTRSYSAKEPLTLQLIKERVLLVLKLYDKVNPEKLTLESHFINDLGLDSLDHVEVIMAMEDEFGFEIPDGDAEKLFRPADVVQYVADKEDIYE
- the LOC131692194 gene encoding acyl carrier protein, mitochondrial isoform X2, which codes for MASLVHTVRGLVCRNSQLLRSIAIRSISSAPQQSNCNQRFLVQPQQLLSNFENSKSLVRLYSSKPKLAEVRERVLKVVAAYDKVTADKLTLESHFINDLGLDSLDHVEVIMAMEDEFGFEIPDGDAEKLFRPADVVQYVADKEDIYE